The following is a genomic window from Thaumasiovibrio subtropicus.
TTTTAAACCTATCATGCTGAGAGACACGTAAGTGAGTGAGTCTATTCGCCTTCTGGTTGGCCTAGCTAACCCAGGTAAAGAATATGAACGAACCCGCCACAATGCGGGCGCATGGGTGGTCGAAGAACTCGCCCGCATGCACAATGTCGTACTGAAAAACGATCCAAAGTACTTTGGTTTAACCGGTCGAATCACCCTCAATGGCAGTGATTTACGCCTACTTATTCCAACCACTTTTATGAATCTGTCTGGAAAATCGGTGTCGGCGTTGGCCAAATTTTATCAACTGCCCATCGAATCAATCATGGTCGCACATGATGAACTAGACTTGCCTCCAGGCGTCGCGAAGTTCAAAAAAGGGGGCGGTCACGGCGG
Proteins encoded in this region:
- the pth gene encoding aminoacyl-tRNA hydrolase; protein product: MSESIRLLVGLANPGKEYERTRHNAGAWVVEELARMHNVVLKNDPKYFGLTGRITLNGSDLRLLIPTTFMNLSGKSVSALAKFYQLPIESIMVAHDELDLPPGVAKFKKGGGHGGHNGLRDIISKMGNNKDFYRLRVGIGHPGDKNRVAGFVLGKAPTKEQECIDAAVDEATRCLDILLKDGLNKAQNRLHTFKAE